A window of the Sporichthya brevicatena genome harbors these coding sequences:
- the rarD gene encoding EamA family transporter RarD, translating into MTVDRRGLIFGVWAYVLWGLLPLYWPHLEPAGAPEVLAHRVVWSVVFSALLIWVLARRGGAAGRNLRGLLQDRRRLRLLAVAGVLIGGNWLVYIWAVNSDHIVETALGYYINPLVTIGVAVVVLGERLRAPQWAAIGIAATGLVVLTVGYGRLPWIGLILAFSFAAYSLIKKTISVGAVEGLTVETVVLLPPALIFLAVITSTGDAEFGHAGTGHALLMACAGIATLAPLLLFAGAASRVPLTTLGMLQYLAPTLQFGIGVLINDEPLPPERLAGFVLVWVALVVLTVDGVHNQRRRTLRLTTEPAV; encoded by the coding sequence GTGACCGTCGACCGCCGAGGCCTGATCTTCGGCGTCTGGGCCTACGTGCTCTGGGGCCTGCTGCCCCTGTACTGGCCGCACCTGGAGCCGGCCGGGGCCCCGGAGGTCCTGGCCCACCGGGTCGTCTGGTCGGTCGTGTTCTCGGCCCTGCTGATCTGGGTCCTCGCCCGCCGCGGCGGCGCCGCCGGCCGCAACCTGCGCGGGCTGCTGCAGGACCGCCGCCGGCTGCGCCTGCTCGCGGTCGCGGGGGTGCTGATCGGCGGGAACTGGCTCGTCTACATCTGGGCGGTCAACTCCGACCACATCGTCGAGACGGCGCTCGGCTACTACATCAATCCGTTGGTGACGATCGGTGTCGCGGTCGTCGTCCTCGGCGAGCGGCTCCGCGCCCCGCAGTGGGCCGCGATCGGCATCGCCGCGACGGGCCTGGTCGTGCTGACCGTCGGCTACGGCCGGCTGCCGTGGATCGGACTGATCCTGGCCTTCTCCTTCGCCGCGTACTCGCTGATCAAGAAGACGATCTCGGTCGGCGCCGTCGAGGGCCTCACCGTCGAGACGGTCGTGCTGCTGCCGCCGGCCCTGATCTTCCTCGCGGTGATCACCTCGACCGGCGACGCCGAGTTCGGGCACGCCGGGACCGGCCACGCGCTGCTGATGGCCTGCGCCGGCATCGCCACGCTCGCGCCGCTGCTGCTCTTCGCGGGCGCCGCGAGCCGCGTCCCGCTCACGACGCTCGGGATGCTTCAGTACCTCGCGCCGACGCTGCAGTTCGGAATCGGCGTCCTGATCAACGACGAGCCGCTCCCGCCCGAGCGGTTGGCCGGGTTCGTGCTGGTGTGGGTCGCGCTGGTCGTGCTCACCGTCGACGGGGTGCACAACCAGCGCCGGCGGACGCTCCGCCTGACCACCGAGCCCGCCGTCTGA